From a single Salvelinus sp. IW2-2015 linkage group LG22, ASM291031v2, whole genome shotgun sequence genomic region:
- the LOC139022747 gene encoding cell surface glycoprotein 1-like, translated as MYKGIAGPFSITRHLPSHLRCVIRCLPSNQKPFSLMWALENGNYLGINPETPAPSPSLIPSPTPIPSLTPSPAPSPKPSPSLSPAYSPRPALPLNPTPSPAPSPTPPNALLPVPALPPTLLPSTLPPTHSHPALTPNPSPQFQPYPQPLPVPALPQPCSQFQPYPHPAPSSSPYPQPSSQFQPYPQPLPVPALPPNPTPSSTLPPTPTPSSSPTPNPAPSSSASPQPCSQFQALPPTPPQFQPYPQPYSQFRPTPHTRSRSQFQPYPHPPVLLPVPPYPQPYSQVSSPTPNPAPLPVSSPTPHPLPPYPVPALPPTAAPSSSPTPNPAPKFQPYPYTPLLPVPALPPNPLPLQFQPYPQPYPVQPYPSPAPSSALNPSPTPSSSPTPQPRSRSQTSPTPSLLPVPALTPNPAPAPSSSPTPNPTPSSSPTPALLPVPALPPNPLPLPRSSPTPNPTPSSSPTPPTPPLRSQFQPYSQPCSQFQPYPQPLLPVQPYPPTPSRSSSSPNPPNPTPSSSPTPKPYSQFQPYPQPCSQSSPTPNPAPSSSPTPNPAPSSSPTPNPPSSPYPQPLPVPALPPTLLPVPALPPTLLQFQPYPRPCSHSSPTPNPAPSSSPTPNPASQFQPYPQPYSQFQPYPPTPSPAPSSSPTPIPAPSSSPTPNPTPSSSPTPQPRSRSPVPSLPPNPAPAPPYPQPTPKFHPYPSACPSPALPQPYSQFQPYPPNPLPLPDPAPTPNPTPSSSPTPPTPLPLPSSSPSPSPAIQFQPYPQPYSQFQPYPQPRSRSQFQPYSQPCSRSIQPYPQSCSQFQPYPQPYPRFQPYPPTRSRSPVPAPTPNPLLPVPALPQPYFALVPALPPNPAPSFQPYPQPCSSSSPTPSPASQPCVHRYYHVFQKRS; from the exons ATGTACAAGGGGATCGCTGGTCCCTTCAGCATCACTCGACACCTCCCTAGCCACCTGCGCTGTGTCATTCGCTGTCTTCCCTCGAACCAGAAACCATTCTCGCTGATGTGGGCTCTGGAAAACGGAAACTACCTGGGCATCAACCCGGAAA CCCCTGCTCCCAGCCCCAGCCTTATTCCCAGCCCTACTCCCATCCCCAGCCTTACCCCCAGCCCTGCTCCCAGCCCCAAGCCCTCCCCCAGCCTATCCCCAGCCTACAGCCCGCGCCCAGCCTTACCCTTAAACCCAACCCCCAGCCCTGCTCCCAGCCCTACCCCCCCTAACGCCCTGCTCCCAGTTCCAGCCCTACCCCCAACCCTGCTCCCATCCACCCTACCCCCAACCCACTCCCATCCAGCCCTTACCCCCAACCCTTCACCCCAGTTCCAGCCCTACCCCCAACCACTCCCAGTTCCAGCCCTACCCCAACCCTGCTCCCAGTTCCAGCCCTACCCCCACCCTGCTCCCAGTTCCAGCCCCTACCCCCAACCCTCCTCCCAGTTCCAGCCCTACCCCCAACCACTCCCAGTTCCAGCCCTACCCCCCAACCCTACTCCCAGTTCCACCCTACCCCCAACCCCTACTCCCAGTTCCAGCCCTACCCCCAACCCTGCTCCCAGTTCCAGCGCCTCACCCCAACCCTGCTCCCAGTTCCAGGCCCTACCCCCAACCCCTCCCCAGTTCCAGCCCTACCCCCAACCCTACTCCCAGTTCCGCCCTACCCCCCACACCCGCTCCCGCTCCCAGTTCCAGCCCTACCCCCATCCCCCAGTCCTGCTCCCAGTTCCGCCCTACCCCCAACCCTACTCCCAAGTTTCCAGCCCTACCCCCAACCCCGCTCCCCTCCCAGTCTCCAGCCCTACCCCCCACCCGCTCCCACCCTACCCAGTTCCAGCCCTACCCCCAACCGCTGCTCCCAGTTCCAGCCCTACCCCCAACCCTGCTCCCAAATTCCAGCCCTACCCCTACACCCCCTTACTCCCAGTTCCAGCCCTACCCCCCAACCCGCTCCCGCTCCAGTTCCAGCCCTACCCCCAACCCTATCCCGTCCAGCCCTACCCCAGCCCTGCTCCCAGTTCAGCCCTAAACCCCAGCCCTACTCCCAGTTCCAGCCCTACCCCCCAACCCCGCTCCCGCTCCCAGACCAGCCCTACCCCAAGCCTACTCCCAGTTCCAGCCCTTACCCCCAACCCCGCTCCCGCTCCCAGTTCCAGCCCTACCCCCAACCCTACTCCCAGTTCCAGCCCTACCCCAGCCCTACTCCCAGTTCCAGCCCTACCCCCCAACCCGCTCCCGCTCCCCAGATCCAGCCCTACCCCCAACCCTACTCCCAGTTCCAGCCCTACCCCCCCAACACCGCCGCTCCGCTCCCAGTTCCAGCCCTACTCCCAGCCCTGCTCCCAGTTCCAGCCCTACCCCCAACCCCTACTCCCAGTCCAGCCCTACCCCCCAACCCCCTCCCGCTCCAGTTCCAGCCCTAACCCCCCAAACCCCACTCCCAGTTCCAGCCCTACCCCCAAACCCTACTCCCAGTTCCAGCCCTACCCCCAACCCTGCTCCCAGTCCAGCCCTACCCCAAACCCTGCTCCCAGTTCCAGCCCTACCCCCAACCCTGCTCCCAGTTCCAGCCCTACCCCAAACCCACCCAGTTCCCCCTACCCCCAACCCCTCCCAGTTCCAGCCCTACCCCCAACCCTACTCCCAGTTCCAGCCCTACCCCCAACCCTACTCCAGTTCCAGCCCTACCCCAGACCCTGCTCCCATTCCAGCCCTACCCCCAACCCTGCTCCCAGTTCCAGCCCTACCCCCAACCCTGCCTCCCAGTTCCAGCCCTACCCCCAACCCTACTCCCAGTTCCAGCCCTACCCCCCAACCCCGTCTCCCGCTCCCAGTTCCAGCCCTACCCCCATCCCTGCTCCCAGTTCCAGCCCTACCCCCAACCCTACTCCCAGTTCCAGCCCTACCCCCCAACCCCGCTCCCGCTCCCCAGTTCCATCCCTACCCCCCAACCCCGCTCCCGCCCCA CCCTACCCCCAACCTACTCCCAAGTTCCATCCCTACCCCAGCGCCTGTCCCAGTCCAGCCCTACCCCAGCCCTACTCCCAGTTCCAGCCCTACCCCCCAAACCCGCTCCCGCTCCCAGATCCAGCCCCTACCCCCAACCCTACTCCCAGTTCCAGCCCTACCCCCCCAACCCCGCTCCCGCTTCCCAGTTCCAGCCCTTCTCCCAGCCCTGCTATCCAGTTCCAGCCCTACCCCCAACCCTACTCCCAGTTCCAGCCCTACCCCCAACCCCGCTCCCGCTCCCAGTTCCAGCCCTACTCCCAGCCCTGCTCCCGCTCCATCCAGCCCTACCCCCAGTCCTGCTCCCAGTTCCAGCCCTACCCCCAACCCTATCCCAGATTCCAGCCCTACCCCCCAACCCGCTCCCGCTCTCCAGTTCCAGCGCCTACCCCCAACCCGCTGCTCCCAGTTCCAGCCCTACCCCAACCCTACTTCGCGCTAGTTCCAGCCCTACCCCCCAACCCCGCTCCCAGTTTCCAGCCCTACCCCCAACCCTGCTCCAGTTCCAGCCCTACCCCCAGCCCCGCTTCCCAGCCCTGTGTTCACCGCTACTACCATGTGTTCCAGAAGAGGAGCTag